One Hordeum vulgare subsp. vulgare chromosome 4H, MorexV3_pseudomolecules_assembly, whole genome shotgun sequence DNA window includes the following coding sequences:
- the LOC123447064 gene encoding cytochrome P450 704B1 yields MINPMEEAHGMPSTTAFFPLAGLHKFMAIFLVFLSWILVHRWSLRKQKGPRSWPVIGATLEQLRNYYRMHDWLVEYLSKYRTVTVDMPFTSYTYIADPVNVEHVLKTNFNNYPKGEVYRSYMDVLLGDGIFNADGELWRKQRKTASFEFASKNLRDFSTIVFREYSLKLSSILSPACKAGKVVDMQELYMRMTLDSICKVGFGVEIGTLSPELPENSFAQAFDAANIIVTLRFIDPLWRVKKFLHVGSEALLEQSIKLVDEFTYSVIRRRKAEIVQARASGKQEKIKHDILSRFIELGEAGGDDGGSLFGDDKGLRDVVLNFVIAGRDTTATTLSWFTYMAMTHPDVAEKLRRELAAFESERAREEGVTLVPCGDGEECSDEAFAARVAQFAGLLSYDGLGKLVYLHACVTETLRLYPAVPQDPKGIAEDDVLPDGTKVRAGGMVTYVPYSMGRMEYNWGPDAASFRPERWIGDDGAFRNASPFKFTAFQAGPRICLGKDSAYLQMKMALAILCRFFRFELVEGHPVKYRMMTILSMAHGLKVRVSRAPLA; encoded by the exons ATGATCAACCCCATGGAGGAAGCTCACGGCATGCCGTCGACGACGGCCTTCTTCCCGCTGGCAGGGctccacaagttcatggccatcttCCTCGTGTTCCTCTCGTGGATCTTGGTCCACAGGTGGAGCCTGAGGAAGCAGAAGGGGCCGAGGTCATGGCCGGTCATCGGTGCGACGCTGGAGCAGCTGAGGAACTACTACCGGATGCACGATTGGCTCGTGGAGTACCTGTCCAAGTACAGGACGGTGACCGTCGACATGCCCTTCACCTCCTACACCTACATCGCTGACCCGGTGAACGTCGAGCATGTGCTCAAGACCAACTTCAACAATTACCCCAAG GGGGAGGTGTACAGGTCCTACATGGACGTGCTGCTCGGCGACGGCATATTCAACGCCGACGGCGAGCTCTGGAGGAAGCAGAGGAAGACGGCGAGCTTCGAGTTCGCTTCCAAGAACCTGAGAGACTTCAGCACGATCGTGTTCAGGGAGTACTCCCTGAAGCTGTCCAGCATACTGAGCCCGGCTTGCAAGGCCGGCAAAGTTGTGGACATGCAG GAGCTGTACATGAGGATGACGCTGGACTCGATCTGCAAGGTGGGGTTCGGGGTGGAGATCGGTACGCTGTCGCCGGAGCTCCCGGAGAACAGCTTCGCGCAGGCCTTCGACGCCGCCAACATCATCGTGACGCTGCGGTTCATCGACCCGCTGTGGCGCGTCAAGAAGTTCCTGCACGTCGGCTCGGAGGCGCTGCTGGAGCAGAGCATCAAGCTCGTCGACGAGTTCACCTACAGCGTCATCCGCCGGCGCAAGGCCGAGATCGTGCAGGCCCGGGCCAGCGGCAAGCAGGAGAAG ATCAAGCACGACATACTGTCGCGGTTCATCGAGCTGGGCGAggccggcggcgacgacggcggcagCCTGTTCGGGGACGACAAGGGCCTCCGCGACGTGGTGCTCAACTTCGTCATCGCCGGGCGGGACACGACGGCCACGACGCTGTCGTGGTTCACCTACATGGCCATGACGCACCCGGACGTGGCCGAGAAGCTCCGCCGCGAGCTGGCCGCCTTCGAGTCCGAGCGCGCCCGCGAGGAGGGCGTCACTCTGGTCCcctgcggcgacggcgaggagtgcTCCGACGAGGCATTCGCCGCCCGCGTGGCGCAGTTCGCGGGGCTGCTGAGCTACGACGGGCTCGGGAAGCTGGTGTACCTCCACGCGTGCGTGACGGAGACGCTGCGGCTGTACCCGGCGGTGCCGCAGGACCCCAAGGGCATCGCGGAGGACGACGTGCTCCCGGACGGCACAAAGGTGCGCGCCGGCGGGATGGTCACGTACGTGCCCTACTCCATGGGGAGGATGGAGTACAACTGGGGCCCCGACGCCGCCAGCTTCCGGCCGGAGCGGTGGATCGGCGACGACGGCGCGTTCCGCAACGCGTCGCCGTTCAAGTTCACGGCGTTCCAGGCGGGGCCGCGGATCTGCCTCGGCAAGGACTCGGCGTACCTGCAGATGAAGATGGCGCTGGCCATCCTGTGCAGGTTCTTCAGGTTCGAGCTCGTGGAGGGCCACCCCGTCAAGTACCGCATGATGACCATCCTCTCCATGGCGCACGGCCTCAAGGTCCGCGTCTCCAGGGCGCCGCTCGcctga